A genomic segment from Lignipirellula cremea encodes:
- a CDS encoding DUF6807 family protein, with amino-acid sequence MTTKTSCLFALLLLLSLTRGLRAEVAISELEDRIRVTVDGQLFTEWRHKAWAAPFLYPVIGPNGQNLTRHYPMQAGMPGEEADHPHHRSIRFSHSDVNGFNFWWAPGRDKAGHSAEIRLEKIERIVSGKTGEIVFWNEWLGDGKLVLREKVRLSFHPLPDQQLLMDYDVELHAAEEPVLLGDKRDGGLMVRVAASMKVENEEGEKFGGAILNSRGNRDRDAWGKRAEWADYYGPDASGKTVGVAIFDHPGNVRFPTHWHARTYGLITANRFGTDHFSGNYGDHRTVVCSPFGDNCPACASHSGDFTIPAGESITLRHRFFFHHDDPQAAQVAAQYQAYAADPAATLARMQALMRDRQWKAFMEQFADVDFSAWPDDAAAQTAEAYAQRGRVHAVLKNGPQAEVDLKTAVEREPRNAGFWLLRGDNLSNNLHDADRALAAYREAFAITGKGNGWQPLTATIAMAQVLTDQVKPDQAIALLQQYGDMDGMATVWRIKMLRAYGNAYAAQGKEQESLAAFREALDLESPSPGR; translated from the coding sequence ATGACGACGAAAACCTCTTGCCTGTTCGCCCTGCTGCTGTTGCTCAGTCTCACGCGAGGGCTGCGGGCCGAAGTGGCGATTAGCGAGTTGGAAGATCGGATCCGAGTAACGGTCGACGGCCAGCTGTTCACCGAATGGCGGCACAAGGCCTGGGCGGCTCCGTTTTTGTATCCGGTCATCGGTCCCAACGGCCAGAACCTGACCCGCCATTACCCGATGCAGGCCGGCATGCCGGGCGAGGAGGCCGACCACCCGCATCATCGGTCGATCCGCTTCTCTCATAGCGACGTCAACGGCTTCAATTTCTGGTGGGCTCCCGGTCGCGACAAGGCCGGGCATTCGGCGGAAATCAGGCTGGAAAAAATCGAACGGATCGTCAGCGGCAAAACGGGCGAGATCGTCTTCTGGAACGAGTGGCTGGGCGACGGCAAGCTGGTGCTGCGGGAGAAGGTGCGTCTCTCTTTCCACCCGTTGCCGGACCAGCAGTTGCTGATGGATTACGATGTCGAGCTGCATGCGGCTGAAGAGCCGGTCCTGTTAGGGGATAAACGGGACGGCGGGCTCATGGTGAGGGTGGCCGCTTCGATGAAGGTCGAGAACGAAGAGGGAGAGAAGTTTGGCGGCGCCATCCTCAACAGCCGCGGGAACCGCGACCGGGACGCCTGGGGGAAGCGGGCCGAGTGGGCCGACTACTATGGTCCCGACGCCAGCGGCAAAACGGTCGGCGTCGCCATTTTTGACCACCCGGGGAATGTGCGGTTTCCCACGCACTGGCATGCTCGCACCTATGGGCTGATCACGGCGAACCGGTTTGGTACGGATCATTTTTCGGGCAACTACGGCGACCATCGCACGGTTGTCTGCAGTCCCTTCGGCGACAACTGCCCGGCATGCGCGTCGCACTCGGGCGACTTCACGATCCCGGCGGGAGAGAGCATCACGCTGCGGCATCGGTTCTTTTTCCATCATGACGATCCCCAGGCCGCCCAGGTGGCGGCCCAGTACCAGGCGTACGCAGCGGATCCGGCGGCGACGCTTGCCCGGATGCAGGCGCTGATGCGGGATCGCCAGTGGAAGGCTTTCATGGAGCAGTTCGCCGACGTGGATTTCTCCGCCTGGCCGGATGATGCAGCCGCGCAAACTGCGGAAGCGTACGCGCAGCGCGGGCGCGTGCATGCGGTCCTGAAGAACGGGCCGCAGGCGGAAGTCGACCTGAAAACGGCCGTCGAACGGGAGCCGCGGAACGCCGGCTTCTGGCTCCTGCGGGGCGACAATCTCAGCAACAACCTGCACGACGCCGACCGGGCGCTGGCCGCTTACCGCGAGGCTTTCGCCATTACCGGCAAGGGGAACGGCTGGCAGCCATTGACCGCGACCATCGCCATGGCGCAGGTGCTGACCGATCAGGTAAAGCCGGACCAGGCAATCGCGCTGCTCCAGCAGTACGGCGATATGGACGGCATGGCGACCGTCTGGCGGATCAAAATGCTACGCGCCTACGGCAATGCGTACGCCGCCCAGGGAAAAGAACAGGAGTCGCTGGCCGCGTTCCGTGAAGCCCTGGATCTGGAATCGCCGTCCCCCGGCAGGTAG
- a CDS encoding DUF4838 domain-containing protein, whose translation MAGELVLGEQGQSNYQLVLPDAFPSPSVGESLQQTARLAQAAFQANGMVVPIVAEANHDPAKPSIYLGNTAFARRQAIDLSKLSGWAYVVKAIGPDLVIAGRDDPAPAESIRRGRPTWDRIGTAKGVVDFLREYAGTRFLYPDLPPRVSIAGATKIDFLKAPAFEFLPVPKIAVPDDLNVEKTPLLEFQTMYPPRGSFFDIANNNFPLVDSIFGGHTYERAIPRETYAETHPEYFALIGGERTAKAAGNAQYCISNPAVQELFFQDLVDTIDRGFQGVDLGQPDGFRPCQCAECAKLYDTGNDWGEKLWILHRNLAERVEKARPGNQVTMMSYIQTALPPKTFKTFPKNTRILLTGTNEEDIAPWRDYEVPAGFSSYLYNWCPNLVSRYTPMRTPLYVESQTQRLTRNHFRSIYRDGAGNLFGLEGPVYYTMGRMFDDPENLQAKVLLHEFCGAAFGKAASPMLEFYGQLYHGIELYSEYLATRSPAWTYHNIYGQRRKHLSDPFQLLGFLYPPGLLASLEKQLGQAEQIADTEKVRQRLAVVRREFDYLQALARVVHLHHAYQIQPDRVSRDRLLDAIDDRNALVEALFSGPRGGAKVSDGWTFPLFPPLGHNADHLRLAHDGYQEPYANTALNWDTQAMRAAPLPGANRMTASLVADAASQAAALWEPIAATPVGQRLREWRSRPIDETDASAAAVPATVRMAADATRLAIRVEIAGTEKASPDDRIDLYLAPPGGKEITYQFTLRRQEDSRQEAARGFNSDPLDPRFGRFDPDWNGDWTAASQQSDNKQSWTADLSIPWKTLGVEQPTDGAFWRGNVVVTRGDAAGKPERWLWSASGSTRIVDDVNDFGEIVFTASAGKGASSRKPAAPSKLPLTELRESLYASSFELPKAWKALKDAQPLPAADWLFRADPLEIGLREGWEKADAGTAEWLKMPVPSFWAETEAVGKYVGYGWQRTAFTAPPAWKGRRVRLLFGAADEQAWVYLNGRLVGQHTRESEQKTINELWEEPFTVELTESQLDFSQPNVLTVRVHNSLANGGLWRPVLLQATAAEASR comes from the coding sequence GTGGCGGGGGAGCTGGTGCTGGGCGAGCAGGGACAGTCGAACTACCAGCTGGTCTTGCCAGATGCGTTCCCCAGCCCGAGCGTTGGCGAAAGCCTGCAGCAGACGGCCCGTTTGGCGCAGGCCGCGTTCCAGGCGAACGGCATGGTCGTACCGATTGTCGCCGAAGCGAACCACGACCCGGCGAAGCCGTCGATCTACCTGGGGAATACGGCCTTTGCCCGCCGGCAAGCGATCGACCTGTCGAAACTATCTGGCTGGGCGTATGTGGTAAAGGCGATCGGGCCGGATCTGGTCATCGCCGGGCGCGACGATCCGGCTCCGGCCGAGTCGATCAGGCGCGGCCGGCCGACCTGGGATCGGATCGGCACTGCCAAGGGCGTCGTCGATTTCCTCCGGGAGTATGCCGGAACGCGGTTCCTGTATCCGGATCTGCCGCCGCGCGTCTCGATCGCCGGAGCCACGAAGATCGACTTCCTAAAGGCGCCGGCGTTTGAGTTCCTGCCTGTGCCGAAGATCGCCGTTCCGGATGACCTCAACGTAGAGAAAACGCCGTTGCTGGAATTCCAGACGATGTATCCGCCCCGCGGCAGCTTCTTTGATATCGCCAACAATAACTTCCCGCTGGTTGATTCGATCTTTGGCGGCCATACGTATGAACGGGCCATCCCGCGGGAAACGTACGCCGAGACTCATCCCGAATACTTCGCGCTGATCGGCGGCGAGCGGACCGCCAAGGCGGCCGGAAACGCGCAATACTGTATCTCCAATCCGGCCGTGCAGGAGCTGTTTTTTCAGGACCTGGTCGACACGATTGATCGCGGGTTCCAGGGCGTGGACCTGGGGCAGCCCGACGGCTTTCGCCCTTGCCAGTGCGCCGAGTGTGCGAAGCTGTATGACACAGGCAATGACTGGGGCGAGAAGCTCTGGATCCTGCATCGCAACCTGGCCGAACGGGTCGAGAAAGCCCGGCCCGGCAACCAGGTGACGATGATGTCGTACATTCAAACGGCCCTGCCGCCGAAGACGTTCAAGACCTTTCCGAAGAACACCCGGATCCTGCTGACGGGCACGAACGAAGAAGATATCGCCCCCTGGCGCGACTACGAAGTGCCGGCCGGCTTCTCTTCGTACCTGTATAACTGGTGCCCGAATCTGGTCTCGCGATACACGCCCATGCGGACGCCTTTGTATGTGGAATCGCAGACGCAGCGGCTAACCCGGAACCACTTCCGATCGATCTATCGCGACGGAGCCGGGAACCTGTTCGGGCTGGAAGGGCCCGTGTATTACACGATGGGCCGCATGTTCGACGATCCCGAGAACCTGCAGGCTAAGGTGCTGCTGCATGAGTTTTGCGGCGCCGCGTTCGGCAAAGCGGCCTCGCCGATGCTGGAGTTTTATGGCCAGCTGTACCACGGTATTGAGCTGTATTCCGAGTACCTGGCGACCCGCTCGCCCGCCTGGACCTACCACAATATCTACGGCCAGCGGAGAAAGCATTTGAGCGATCCGTTCCAGCTGCTGGGCTTTCTTTATCCGCCCGGTTTGCTGGCGTCGCTGGAGAAGCAGCTCGGCCAGGCGGAGCAGATCGCCGACACGGAGAAGGTGCGGCAGCGGCTGGCCGTAGTGCGACGCGAGTTCGACTATCTCCAGGCATTGGCCCGGGTCGTGCATCTGCACCACGCGTACCAGATCCAGCCCGACCGGGTTTCGCGGGACCGGCTGCTCGATGCGATCGATGACCGGAACGCGCTGGTTGAAGCGCTGTTCAGCGGGCCGCGCGGCGGCGCCAAAGTCTCCGATGGCTGGACGTTCCCCCTGTTCCCGCCGCTGGGGCACAACGCCGATCATTTGCGACTGGCGCATGACGGCTATCAGGAACCGTACGCCAACACGGCCTTGAACTGGGACACCCAGGCGATGCGGGCGGCGCCGTTGCCCGGCGCGAACCGTATGACGGCGTCGCTCGTGGCCGATGCCGCCTCGCAAGCAGCAGCCCTGTGGGAGCCGATCGCGGCGACGCCGGTCGGGCAACGCCTGCGGGAGTGGCGAAGCCGACCGATCGACGAAACAGACGCCAGTGCGGCGGCCGTTCCCGCGACGGTGCGCATGGCGGCCGATGCGACGCGGCTGGCGATCCGGGTGGAAATTGCGGGAACAGAAAAAGCCTCGCCCGACGATCGAATCGACCTCTACCTGGCTCCGCCCGGTGGGAAGGAGATCACGTATCAGTTCACCCTCCGCCGGCAGGAAGATTCCCGGCAGGAGGCCGCCCGGGGATTCAACAGCGACCCTCTGGATCCGCGTTTCGGCCGTTTCGATCCCGACTGGAATGGCGACTGGACGGCTGCTTCGCAGCAGTCGGACAACAAGCAGTCGTGGACGGCCGACCTTTCGATTCCCTGGAAAACGCTGGGGGTGGAACAGCCGACCGACGGCGCCTTCTGGCGGGGCAATGTCGTTGTCACACGAGGCGATGCGGCTGGCAAGCCGGAACGCTGGCTCTGGTCGGCCAGCGGCAGCACGCGGATCGTCGACGATGTGAACGACTTTGGCGAGATCGTCTTTACCGCGTCCGCCGGGAAGGGAGCCAGCAGCCGCAAACCGGCGGCGCCGAGCAAACTGCCTTTGACCGAATTACGGGAGAGTCTGTATGCGTCCAGCTTTGAGCTGCCGAAGGCGTGGAAGGCCCTCAAAGACGCGCAGCCGCTGCCGGCCGCCGACTGGCTGTTTCGGGCGGACCCGTTGGAAATCGGCCTGCGGGAAGGCTGGGAGAAGGCCGACGCGGGGACGGCCGAGTGGCTGAAGATGCCGGTCCCTTCGTTCTGGGCGGAAACAGAAGCGGTGGGGAAGTACGTCGGCTACGGCTGGCAGCGGACCGCGTTTACTGCCCCGCCGGCCTGGAAGGGACGCCGCGTGCGTCTGCTCTTCGGCGCCGCGGATGAACAGGCCTGGGTGTATCTCAACGGTCGGCTGGTCGGCCAGCATACGCGGGAGTCGGAACAGAAAACGATCAACGAGCTGTGGGAGGAGCCGTTCACGGTGGAGCTTACTGAATCGCAGCTGGACTTCTCGCAGCCGAACGTCCTGACGGTCCGGGTGCACAACTCCCTGGCCAACGGCGGACTCTGGCGGCCCGTCCTGCTGCAGGCGACCGCGGCGGAAGCGTCGCGCTAA
- a CDS encoding sigma-70 family RNA polymerase sigma factor — protein sequence MEASDREQHDRFLRLFMGLEESLRLFVRSLLLSREEEREVMQETAVVLWRKFDPALEPEAFRRWAFGVARMEVLAFRRDRARDRHAFGDEVLELLSQTVLDQADSLDAERQALHDCLEKLPEPQRQLITAAYAPQVRIDQLAEQLGRTAMAVYKSLHRIRIQLMDCTQRVLAGENSP from the coding sequence ATGGAAGCATCGGACCGGGAACAGCACGATCGGTTTCTGCGGCTCTTTATGGGGCTGGAAGAATCGCTGCGTCTGTTCGTGCGGTCGCTGCTGCTCTCCCGAGAAGAGGAACGCGAGGTGATGCAGGAAACGGCCGTGGTGCTCTGGCGGAAGTTCGACCCGGCGCTGGAGCCGGAAGCCTTTCGCCGCTGGGCGTTTGGCGTCGCCCGTATGGAAGTGCTCGCCTTTCGCCGGGATCGAGCCCGCGACCGGCATGCCTTTGGCGACGAGGTGCTGGAACTGCTGTCGCAAACCGTGCTGGATCAGGCCGACTCCCTCGACGCCGAGCGGCAAGCGCTTCACGATTGCCTGGAGAAACTGCCGGAACCGCAGCGGCAGCTCATTACGGCCGCCTATGCGCCGCAGGTCCGCATTGACCAGTTGGCCGAACAACTGGGCCGTACCGCGATGGCGGTTTACAAATCCCTGCATCGTATTCGAATCCAGCTGATGGACTGCACGCAGCGCGTCCTGGCGGGAGAAAATTCCCCATGA